In a single window of the bacterium genome:
- a CDS encoding sulfite exporter TauE/SafE family protein, which translates to MNNEITMLAITAASLGFIHTVIGPDHYIPFAAMAKARKWKLSKTLWITFLCGIGHVGSSVLIGLVGIALGLVVGRLEIVESFRGNLAAWAMIAFGLVYGIWGLQRALRGKEHRHFHSHADLDGHEHDHRHTPEEGHMHVHEEPGKQSITPWVLFTVFVFGPCEPLIPLLMYPAAKHSTGGMLLVSLVFAAATIGTMLITVSITTLGFKALPMGKLERYSHALAGATIMACGLAIQFLGL; encoded by the coding sequence CATACCGTCATTGGCCCCGACCATTACATACCGTTCGCGGCCATGGCCAAGGCTCGGAAATGGAAACTGTCAAAAACCCTCTGGATCACTTTTCTTTGCGGTATAGGGCATGTCGGGAGCTCGGTCCTGATCGGCCTGGTCGGGATCGCCCTGGGGTTAGTGGTGGGAAGACTGGAGATCGTGGAATCGTTCCGGGGCAACCTGGCCGCTTGGGCGATGATAGCTTTTGGGCTGGTATATGGCATCTGGGGGCTGCAACGGGCGCTGCGGGGCAAGGAGCACAGACATTTCCACTCACATGCTGACCTGGACGGCCACGAACACGATCACCGGCACACACCGGAAGAAGGACACATGCATGTTCACGAGGAGCCGGGCAAACAATCCATCACGCCATGGGTGCTGTTCACCGTCTTCGTTTTCGGACCCTGCGAGCCTTTGATCCCGCTGCTGATGTACCCGGCTGCCAAACACAGCACCGGCGGCATGCTGCTGGTAAGCCTGGTCTTTGCGGCGGCCACCATCGGTACCATGCTGATCACGGTCAGCATCACCACCCTGGGGTTCAAGGCGCTTCCCATGGGCAAACTGGAGCGGTACAGCCACGCCCTGGCCGGGGCCACCATAATGGCCTGCGGGCTGGCCATCCAGTTCCTGGGTCTGTGA